One Xenopus tropicalis strain Nigerian chromosome 8, UCB_Xtro_10.0, whole genome shotgun sequence genomic window carries:
- the tnfsf10l gene encoding tumor necrosis factor ligand superfamily member 10 isoform X1: MSCPAPQQYYRTESRESAASMLPKTDGEESSSEAGGKRQKNREGSSLWLAVGIIFILALQIACTTGLFVYFSVSISKLRTQTQGTSEELRCLQIINKMEDLSDPMDYDLDGLIPNESCKKLTSSIKSYINQVTENILQRTAVKEARRSIINISEAQPHRGEYMKSSAHLILNQGSPLGKGPSEDLVSGNSFQSCRYPIRQWQLRNALSHMQNMTYHDGHIKILQDGLYYIYSQIYFRYTKQKDSRPSLGHQLVQCINKKTSYVNPILLLKGVGTKCWAPNAEYGLHSVHQGGIFELRSGDELFVSVSSLDMVYADSTSNFFGAFKLSL, translated from the exons ATGTCTTGCCCAGCGCCCCAGCAGTACTACCGCACGGAAAGCAGGGAGTCGGCGGCCAGCATGTTGCCTAAGACGGATGGAGAGGAGAGCAGCTCGGAGGCAGGAGGGAAGAGACAGAAGAACAGAGAGGGCAGCTCCTTGTGGCTGGCAGTGGGCATCATCTTCATCCTGGCACTGCAGATCGCTTGTACCACCGGACTCTTTGTCTATTTCAGCGTGTCCATCTCCAAG CTAAGGACTCAGACACAAGGAACGTCAGAGGAACTGCGTTGCCTACAGATCATCAACAAGATGGAGGATTTGTCAGACCCTATGGATTATGACCTGGACGGACTGATACCTAATGAATCATGTAAGAAACTGACCAGCAGCATCAAGTCATACATAAACCAG GTAACAGAGAACATCCTTCAAAGAACAGCAGTGAAAG AAGCTAGAAGGAGCATTATTAACATCTCAGAAGCACAACCTCACAGAGGAGAGTACATGAAATCATCAGCCCATCTGATACTTAATCAGGGCTCCCCATTGG GAAAAGGACCATCAGAAGATTTGGTGTCTGGAAACTCATTTCAGTCATGTCGCTATCCTATTCGGCAGTGGCAACTTAGGAACGCTTTGTCCCACATGCAGAACATGACCTACCATGACGGGCACATCAAAATCCTACAAGATGGCCTGTACTATATATATTCCCAAATCTACTTCCGATACACAAAACAAAAAGATTCCCGCCCCTCTTTGGGGCACCAACTGGTGCAGTGCATTAACAAAAAAACATCCTATGTGAATCCAATTCTACTTCTCAAAGGGGTTGGTACTAAGTGCTGGGCACCCAATGCAGAGTATGGACTTCACTCTGTGCACCAGGGTGGGATATTTGAGCTAAGGTCTGGCGATGAATTATTTGTCTCTGTCTCTTCCTTAGACATGGTCTATGCTGATTCAACGTCCAACTTCTTTGGGGCCTTCAAATTGAGTTTGTGA
- the tnfsf10l gene encoding tumor necrosis factor ligand superfamily member 10 isoform X2: protein MSCPAPQQYYRTESRESAASMLPKTDGEESSSEAGGKRQKNREGSSLWLAVGIIFILALQIACTTGLFVYFSVSISKVTENILQRTAVKEARRSIINISEAQPHRGEYMKSSAHLILNQGSPLGKGPSEDLVSGNSFQSCRYPIRQWQLRNALSHMQNMTYHDGHIKILQDGLYYIYSQIYFRYTKQKDSRPSLGHQLVQCINKKTSYVNPILLLKGVGTKCWAPNAEYGLHSVHQGGIFELRSGDELFVSVSSLDMVYADSTSNFFGAFKLSL, encoded by the exons ATGTCTTGCCCAGCGCCCCAGCAGTACTACCGCACGGAAAGCAGGGAGTCGGCGGCCAGCATGTTGCCTAAGACGGATGGAGAGGAGAGCAGCTCGGAGGCAGGAGGGAAGAGACAGAAGAACAGAGAGGGCAGCTCCTTGTGGCTGGCAGTGGGCATCATCTTCATCCTGGCACTGCAGATCGCTTGTACCACCGGACTCTTTGTCTATTTCAGCGTGTCCATCTCCAAG GTAACAGAGAACATCCTTCAAAGAACAGCAGTGAAAG AAGCTAGAAGGAGCATTATTAACATCTCAGAAGCACAACCTCACAGAGGAGAGTACATGAAATCATCAGCCCATCTGATACTTAATCAGGGCTCCCCATTGG GAAAAGGACCATCAGAAGATTTGGTGTCTGGAAACTCATTTCAGTCATGTCGCTATCCTATTCGGCAGTGGCAACTTAGGAACGCTTTGTCCCACATGCAGAACATGACCTACCATGACGGGCACATCAAAATCCTACAAGATGGCCTGTACTATATATATTCCCAAATCTACTTCCGATACACAAAACAAAAAGATTCCCGCCCCTCTTTGGGGCACCAACTGGTGCAGTGCATTAACAAAAAAACATCCTATGTGAATCCAATTCTACTTCTCAAAGGGGTTGGTACTAAGTGCTGGGCACCCAATGCAGAGTATGGACTTCACTCTGTGCACCAGGGTGGGATATTTGAGCTAAGGTCTGGCGATGAATTATTTGTCTCTGTCTCTTCCTTAGACATGGTCTATGCTGATTCAACGTCCAACTTCTTTGGGGCCTTCAAATTGAGTTTGTGA
- the cradd.1 gene encoding CASP2 and RIPK1 domain containing adaptor with death, gene 1 (The RefSeq protein has 2 substitutions compared to this genomic sequence), whose protein sequence is MDPRHKELLRRQRLELCAEGLAEGLVPQYLLQEGIITESQLEEVSSQVTSHRRAMKLLDILPTRGPRAFEVFLDSLSEFPWMRENLMKLSQDGVDIPGGRTPELPSKFHHSCPTEKQLNLLAGKLGPEWEQILVHLGLDHNDLYRCKEQNRYNLQSQIVEGFVKWKQRMGSKATMLQLWQALQAAEADLSVMQQILQ, encoded by the coding sequence ATGGATCCTAGGCATAAGGAACTACTCAGAAGGCAGCGCCTAGAGCTCTGTGCTGAGGGCCTTGCAGAAGGACTGGTCCCACAGTATCTACTACAAGAAGGAATCATCACAGAAAGCCAATTAGAGGAAGTCAACTCTCAAGTCACCAGCCACAGACGAGCCATGAAGCTTCTAGACATTCTTCCTACCCGTGGGCCAAGAGCGTTTGAGGTTTTCCTGGATTCCTTAAGTGAATTTCCGTGGATGCGTGAGAACTTGATAAAACTTAGTCAAGATGGTGTAGACATTCCAGGAGGAAGGACGCCGGAGTTGCCATCTAAATTCCATCACAGCTGTCCAACTGAAAAGCAATTGAACCTCCTGGCAGGGAAGTTGGGGCCAGAGTGGGAGCAGATACTTGTGCATCTTGGCTTGGACCACAATGACCTGTACAGGTGTAAGGAACAGAATCGTTATAATCTTCAGTCACAAATCGTGGAAGGTTTTGTGAAGTGGAAACAGCGGATGGGAAGCAAAGCCACAATGTTGCAGCTATGGCAAGCGCTACAAGCAGCAGAGGCAGATTTGTCCGTAATGCAGCAAATCCTACAGTGA